In Mercurialis annua linkage group LG5, ddMerAnnu1.2, whole genome shotgun sequence, a single genomic region encodes these proteins:
- the LOC126680213 gene encoding uncharacterized protein LOC126680213, whose product MGDAASTKFTWKIDNFSKLAAKKLYSDIFIIRRCKWRLLILPKGNVNADHLSIYLEAAESTNLPNGWSRDVNFGLSVINHFNNKSTVRKDTKHVFNARECDWGFSTFIPLSKLKDTAARYLVNDTLTVEAEVQVHSVVHYSVPEPVKEVIKDEPKLPKPVQTPADQPTTVEPPAATVTAKPVNQTGGAVQTEAPIKKQEIVKESLPPPTIVDEKNLARDPPSISVPSSPDVEKISKNLVTEISNRTRTQKSIPNNEFPVPSQATNPELVHQKKEALLGFFNMSLEAIQQANAFRNIERIIIELANNTTITLQEKTILEDLASRLTEFQESIPNSTIVTETVKDRRISLAEKTANLNSRLEKRQKEISSLVEKFSRLSEEEAKLEAEIQRLMMRKEELVTQKKSAAVELQKANEGASRELEEWRGLEGEIKESNGEWRGAKEKLALANVRWKLFKEDLGLGNLNIS is encoded by the exons ATGGGGGATGCTGCCTCAACTAAATTCACATGGAAAATTGACAACTTTTCCAAGTTGGCTGCAAAGAAACTCTATTCAGACATTTTCATTATCAGAAGATGTAAAtg GCGTTTGCTTATTTTACCAAAAGGAAACGTCAATGCGGATCATTTATCAATCTATTTGGAAGCTGCTGAGTCCACAAATTTGCCAAATGGTTGGAGCAGAGATGTTAATTTTGGCCTATCAGTAATTAATCACTTCAATAACAAATCTACAGTGAGAAAAG ATACAAAACATGTATTCAATGCAAGAGAATGCGATTGGGGATTTTCTACTTTCATTCCTCTCAGCAAACTGAAAGATACTGCTGCAAGGTATCTAGTGAATGATACACTAACAGTTGAAGCCGAGGTTCAAGTCCATAGTGTTGTGCATTACTCTGTGCCCGAACCTGTTAAGGAAGTTATTAAAGATGAGCCCAAACTGCCCAAGCCAGTTCAAACTCCTGCAGATCAACCGACGACGGTTGAACCACCAGCTGCTACGGTAACTGCTAAACCAGTGAATCAGACTGGAGGAGCAGTTCAAACAGAAGCTCCCATTAAGAAACAAGAAATTGTGAAGGAATCACTTCCGCCTCCTACTATTGTCGACGAAAAGAATCTTGCTCGG GATCCTCCCTCAATATCTGTACCATCCTCCCCAGATGTAGAGAAAATTTCTAAGAATCTCGTGACCGAAATTTCAAACCGGACAAGGACTCAAAAATCAATTCCCAACAATGAATTTCCAGTTCCAAgccaagcaactaatcctgaaCTTGTGCATCAGAAAAAAGAAGCATTGCTCGGCTTCTTCAACATGTCGTTAGAGGCTATACAACAAGCCAACGCCTTCAGAAATATCGAAAGGATCATCATTGAACTCGCTAACAATACTACGATCACTTTACAAGAGAAGACAATTCTTGAAGATTTAGCTTCACGTTTGACAGAGTTTCAAGAAAGCATTCCGAACTCTACAATAGTAACAGAAACTGTGAAAGATCGCAGAATCTCTCTAGCGGAAAAAACTGCGAATCTCAATTCGAGATTGGAGAAAAGGCAGAAGGAAATAAGTTCCTTGGTGGAGAAATTCTCGAGGCTTTCCGAAGAGGAAGCGAAACTCGAAGCTGAAATTCAGCGGTTAATGATGCGAAAAGAGGAGCTCGTTACGCAGAAGAAATCCGCTGCAGTTGAGTTGCAGAAAGCGAATGAAGGAGCGTCTAGAGAGCTTGAAGAATGGAGAGGTTTAGAAGGGGAAATCAAGGAGTCTAATGGAGAATGGCGTGGAGCTAAGGAGAAATTAGCATTAGCTAATGTGCGTTGGAAATTGTTTAAAGAGGATCTTGGTCTTGGAAATCTTAATATTTCGTAA